From Toxorhynchites rutilus septentrionalis strain SRP chromosome 2, ASM2978413v1, whole genome shotgun sequence, a single genomic window includes:
- the LOC129768005 gene encoding armadillo-like helical domain-containing protein 3 produces MLKKKSDLVSKRPKEKVVCIYELLLNGEKIDENPGFWENFFLLQPNCEFLEQKLQKMEYSELSAIETNLLLLFKNCVVALDSDNVKRINNSIVTISILVLVMFKKRNTEPNHTFLIACENDVEYGIRKIIEKIKVLLVNDNYDTTRYYCIKLLFIVITGRNNLSQNILLEYGMVDNLFDPLIKILSDPSSRQEHGHDIVTLITLLINYRKDEGSNPYIVKLSLLDDELALNGYRIIVQ; encoded by the exons ATGTTGAAGAAAAAATCAGATCTTGTTTCTAAACGCCCGAAAGAAAAGGTCGTATGCATCTACGAACTTTTACTGAATGGCGAGAAAATTGACGAAAATCCTGGTTTTTGGGAGAACTTCTTTTTGTTGCAACCTAATTGCGAGTTTTTGGagcaaaaactacaaaaaatggaGTATTCAGAGTTATCTGCTATAGAGACTAACTTGTTGTTATTGTTCAAAAACTGTGTAGTGGCTCTCGATTCCGACAacgtaaaaagaataaataacTCAATAGTGACAATTAGTATATTAGTTCTGGTCATGTTTAAAAAAAGGAATACTGAACCAAATCATACATTTTTAATTGCCTGTGAAAACGATGTTGAATATGGCATAaggaaaataatcgaaaaaatcAAAGTATTACTAGTGAATGACAACTACGATACTACAAGATATTATTGCATAAAATTGCTTTTCATCGTGATCACCGGCAGAAACAATTTGAGCCAAAATATTCTTCTCGAATATGGTATGGTTGATAATTTGTTCGATCctctcataaaaatattgagTGATCCTTCCTCAAGACAGGAACACGGACATGATATTGTAACATTGATTACGCTTCTG aTCAACTATAGGAAAGATGAAGGATCTAATCCGTATATTGTGAAATTATCACTTCTCGACGATGAGTTGGCGTTGAATGG ataccgtattattgtgcagtaa